The sequence CAGCTCTTCTCAAATCGGTTACGCAGATAGATGGCGAGGCCATTCATCAGCAGCAGGAACAGTAGTAGCACAATAATCGCGGCAGATGTCCGCTCCACAAAACCGCGGTCGATTTCGTCTGACCACAGGAAAATCTGGACCGGCAAGACCGTGGCAGGCGATGTGAAGCCATCGGGCGGAGTGGCGACAAACGCCCGCATCCCGATCATCAGAAGCGGCGCAGTCTCGCCCAATGCTCGGGCCATGCCGATAATCGTACCGGTCAGAATGCCGGGTAGGGCGAGCGGCAAGACATGATGGAAAACCACTTGCACGGGTGAGGCACCGACCGCCAAGGCACCGTCGCGAATAGAAGGCGGAACTGCCTTGATCGCATTGCGGCCCGCAATCACGATGACTGGCATTGTCATCAGCGCGAGCGTCATACCGCCGATCAGTGGGGCCGAGCGCATATTGGGGAATAGCCATAGGAAGACGGCTAGGCCCAACAGACCGAAGATGATCGACGGTACAGCTGCAAGGTTGTTGATCGAAACCTCGATTACGTCGGTCCAGTGGTTCTTCGGCGCGTATTCTTCAAGATAGAGCGCAGCCAGGACGCCAATCGGGAAGGCCAGCGCCAGAGTAATGATCATCGTCAGGATTGAGCCCTTGAGCGCGCCCCAGATGC comes from Altererythrobacter sp. ZODW24 and encodes:
- the pstA gene encoding phosphate ABC transporter permease PstA, whose protein sequence is MSERTAPTRTAVFEKRLKKRYSSERRFKALGMGAILFSVFVLAFLLVTMTLNGIGGFQRTELTVPIDFTQTGIAANAETLAQSGAVQSLEAQGLPEVVQFAAQQRVGDEGAAELGSQAWRLVANAIVADPTILDREVSFDLPASEDLSAAYSGDGKAALQPLAQRLAEQGHLSNNFDEGFLTRSDATDPQEVGIWGALKGSILTMIITLALAFPIGVLAALYLEEYAPKNHWTDVIEVSINNLAAVPSIIFGLLGLAVFLWLFPNMRSAPLIGGMTLALMTMPVIVIAGRNAIKAVPPSIRDGALAVGASPVQVVFHHVLPLALPGILTGTIIGMARALGETAPLLMIGMRAFVATPPDGFTSPATVLPVQIFLWSDEIDRGFVERTSAAIIVLLLFLLLMNGLAIYLRNRFEKSW